A section of the Rhizobium sp. Pop5 genome encodes:
- a CDS encoding D-alanyl-D-alanine carboxypeptidase family protein — MLGASSLAQAGQASFVMDVQSGQVLEASNQDELNYPASLTKMMTLYLAFQALHEGHLTWDQKLTMSENAESKEPFKLAVGAGRKVTLREAVEAIVVLSANDAAVAIAEQLGGSEEVFAKAMTDKAHQLGMKDTVFKNPSGLPDPEQVTTARDMATLGVSLMRDYPEEFKLFSMRGFQFRGMKLRGHNNLMYRYDGVDGIKTGYTDASGYNVVTSALKDGRRVVGVVMGEKTASIRDDKMAALLDSYLASPSATTATAASQPGATMTDTQPTK, encoded by the coding sequence ATGCTCGGCGCTTCCAGTTTGGCTCAGGCCGGTCAGGCAAGCTTCGTCATGGACGTGCAGTCCGGCCAGGTGCTCGAAGCTTCCAATCAGGACGAGCTGAACTATCCGGCCTCGCTGACCAAGATGATGACGCTCTATCTTGCCTTCCAGGCCCTGCACGAGGGACACCTGACCTGGGATCAGAAGCTCACCATGTCGGAAAATGCCGAGAGCAAGGAGCCCTTCAAGCTTGCCGTCGGCGCCGGCCGCAAGGTGACGCTGCGTGAGGCCGTCGAAGCAATCGTCGTGCTCTCCGCCAATGATGCGGCTGTCGCGATCGCAGAACAACTCGGCGGCTCCGAAGAGGTTTTTGCCAAAGCGATGACCGACAAGGCGCACCAGCTGGGGATGAAGGATACGGTCTTCAAGAATCCTTCGGGCCTTCCGGATCCGGAGCAGGTCACGACGGCGCGCGATATGGCCACCCTCGGCGTTTCGCTGATGCGGGACTATCCCGAGGAATTCAAACTCTTCTCCATGCGCGGTTTCCAGTTCCGCGGCATGAAGCTGCGCGGCCACAACAATCTGATGTATCGCTATGACGGCGTCGACGGCATCAAGACCGGCTATACCGATGCATCGGGTTACAATGTCGTGACGTCTGCGCTCAAGGACGGCCGCCGCGTGGTCGGTGTCGTCATGGGCGAAAAGACGGCGAGCATCCGCGACGACAAGATGGCAGCCTTACTGGACAGCTACCTGGCGTCGCCATCGGCCACCACCGCCACGGCCGCCAGCCAGCCGGGAGCGACGATGACCGATACGCAGCCGACGAAGTAG
- a CDS encoding AAA family ATPase — protein MLIIFGGLPGSGKTTVARALAGRLGGVHVRVDTIEQAIRASGDPSRDVGPAGYVVAYGVAEDNLTLGRLVIADSVNPLEITRDAWLAVAARSKVRAVEVEVICSDKIEHRRRVETRKTDVEGLVKPTWQEVADRVYDDWRQRPIIVDTAARDVQEIVDTLIVELRIDRPLPV, from the coding sequence ATGCTGATTATCTTCGGCGGCTTGCCGGGTAGTGGAAAAACGACCGTTGCTCGCGCGCTCGCGGGGCGGCTGGGAGGCGTACATGTCAGGGTCGACACTATCGAGCAGGCGATCAGGGCCTCAGGCGACCCATCAAGGGACGTTGGCCCCGCAGGTTATGTCGTTGCATATGGGGTTGCGGAAGACAATCTTACCCTCGGGAGACTGGTGATTGCGGATTCGGTCAATCCCTTGGAGATAACCCGCGATGCTTGGCTGGCGGTTGCGGCACGCTCAAAGGTGCGTGCGGTCGAGGTAGAGGTGATCTGTTCCGACAAGATCGAACATCGCCGCCGCGTCGAGACGCGGAAAACCGATGTCGAGGGACTCGTCAAACCAACGTGGCAGGAGGTCGCCGACCGGGTGTATGACGATTGGCGGCAGAGGCCGATCATCGTCGATACGGCTGCGAGGGATGTGCAGGAAATCGTCGATACGCTGATTGTCGAGCTGAGGATCGATCGGCCGCTTCCGGTTTGA
- a CDS encoding aminoacyl--tRNA ligase-related protein, with product MLNLYHVNSLVHWEEREIRLRDHMIAFFSEEVRGFLRSVNPAWDVRRVEAPALMPRTLVSSAYSNADIWVQEQLSAGDAALVLRPETTPSTYAYMQHILGNHSRTRLPLCVWQAGRSYRREQEQPTKHMRLKEFWQLEFQCAFTADSGNDYHAACLEPVRRMIASLIHLPTRVVPSDRLPAYSEMTMDIEVDNGDKWMEVCSISRRTDFPQRYRSQPKKGAAVDHDVLVLEIAIGLDRCVYNWGIAADR from the coding sequence GTGCTCAATCTTTATCATGTCAATTCGCTCGTCCATTGGGAGGAGCGCGAAATCCGGCTGCGCGATCATATGATTGCCTTCTTCTCGGAAGAGGTCCGCGGCTTTCTCAGATCCGTCAATCCGGCCTGGGATGTCAGAAGGGTCGAGGCGCCGGCGCTGATGCCACGGACGTTGGTTTCAAGCGCCTATTCCAACGCCGACATTTGGGTCCAGGAGCAGCTTTCCGCCGGCGATGCCGCACTGGTGCTGAGGCCGGAAACCACGCCGTCCACTTATGCCTATATGCAGCATATTCTCGGGAATCATTCGAGGACGCGGCTGCCGCTCTGTGTCTGGCAGGCGGGCAGATCCTACCGCCGCGAACAGGAGCAGCCGACGAAGCACATGCGTCTGAAGGAGTTCTGGCAGCTCGAATTCCAATGCGCCTTCACGGCCGACAGCGGCAACGACTATCACGCCGCCTGCCTCGAGCCGGTACGCCGAATGATCGCGTCGCTGATCCATCTGCCGACCCGGGTCGTGCCGTCGGATCGGCTGCCTGCCTACTCCGAGATGACGATGGATATCGAGGTGGACAATGGCGACAAGTGGATGGAGGTCTGCTCGATCTCGCGGCGCACCGACTTTCCGCAGCGTTACCGGTCGCAGCCCAAGAAGGGAGCGGCCGTCGATCACGATGTCCTCGTGCTCGAAATCGCCATCGGTCTGGACCGCTGCGTTTACAATTGGGGCATAGCGGCCGATCGATAG